In Hirundo rustica isolate bHirRus1 chromosome 2, bHirRus1.pri.v3, whole genome shotgun sequence, one genomic interval encodes:
- the DONSON gene encoding protein downstream neighbor of Son, whose amino-acid sequence MAAPAEPGHSPGFKKPPALLRLKRKRPGRRSDAATAAGAAAAPAPRGPSAAARRRNPFSSLDNAPRRAAAAPQPPAAAPAGGDPSAAPFWQFLEPACEEKPSSRAEPAESSDILALSKDLHSPLAVPRAPSSPRQEFPADWSIKTRALFVSSQPFSWAEHLKAQEEAQGFAQHCRATETTLPRSVQEPRLCTELRCAFQQSLVYWLHPSLPWLPLFPRLGADRRMAGKACPWAQDEALQQVLMSDWSVSFTSLYNLLRARLCPYFYVCAAQFSVLFRAAGLAGSAVPTAAVVPTTRGLRDAMRSEGIEFSLPLLEESRARKQKNSGESLGAGTADGLGGGSSVEDAGEPTPSDDDDDDGSFSWLEEMGVQDEVKKPDTLSIQLRKEKHEVQVDHRPESLVLVSGSNTFTLLNFLISCRSLVAVAGPQAGLPPTLLSPVAFRGGTMQTLKARTVSGRARVQGGFEDAFSLEVLGPILPHALHALTLVLGPAQRGAFRALLSPHEPSAAFNARPAQEDGHQELPACGLHAKTLDQLRQSPTLGKSSIRLLEMKDYAYTWKV is encoded by the exons ATGGCCGCCCCCGCCGAGCCCGGGCACTCGCCCGGCTTCAAGAAGCCGCCGGCGCTGCTGCGGCTGAAGCGCAAACGTCCCGGGCGGAGGAGCGACGCCGCCACCGCCGCGGGAGCtgccgctgccccggccccgcggggccccTCTgcggccgcccgccgccgcaaccccttctccagcctggacAACGCtccgcggcgggcggcggccgccccTCAGCCTCCGGCAgcggccccggcgggcgggGATCCATCGGCAGCGCCTTTCTGGCAG TTTTTAGAGCCGGCCTGTGAAGAGAAGCCCTCCAGCAGAGCGGAGCCTGCTGAAAGTTCCGACATCCTCGCCCTAAGCAAG GACCTTCATTCACCTCTGGCTGTACCCAGAGCTCCCTCCTCGCCACGACAGGAATTCCCTGCAGACTGGAGCATTAAAACACGGGCTCTCTTCGTGTCCTCCCAACCCTtcagctgggcagagcatctGAAAGCACAGGAGGAAGCGCAGGGCTTtgctcagcactgcagagctaCAGAGACCACCTTGCCCCGGAGCGTGCAG GAGCCGCGGCTGTGCACGGAGCTGCGCTGCGccttccagcagagcctggtctACTGGCTGCACCCCTCGCTGCCCTGGCTGCCGCTCTTCCCCCGCCTCGGGGCAGACAGGAGGATGGCTGGGAAGGCCTGTCCTTGGGCACAGGACGAGGCCCTGCAGCAAGTGCTCATGAGTGACTG GTCGGTGAGCTTCACCTCTCTGTACAACCTGCTGCGGGCGCGGCTCTGTCCCTATTTCTACGTGTGCGCGGCGCAGTTCTCGGTGCTGTTCCGCGCCGCGGGGCTGGCGGGCAGCGCCGTGCCCACCGCCGCCGTCGTCCCCACCACGCGCGGCCTCCGCGACGCCATGAGGAGCGAGG GCATAGAGTTCTCCTTGCCTTTGCTGGAGGAGAGTAGagccaggaaacagaaaaactcTGGGGAGAGTTTGGGAGCAGGAACCGCTGACGGCCTGGGAGGGGGCAGCAGTGTGGAGGATGCAGG GGAACCAACTCCCAGCGACgacgatgatgatgatggaAGTTTCTCTTGGCTTGAGGAGATGGGAGTCCAAGACGAAGTGAAGAAACCAGACACTCTTTCCATCCAACT GCGCAAGGAGAAGCACGAGGTGCAGGTGGATCACAGGCCCGAGTCGCTGGTGCTGGTGAGCGGCAGCAACACCTTCACCCTGCTGAACTTCCTGATCAGCTGCCGCAGCCTGGTGGCCGTGGCGGGGCCGCAGGCGGGGCTGCCCCCGACGCTGCTGTCCCCGGTGGCTTTCCGGGGCGGGACCATGCAGACGCTCAAG GCTCGGACCGTCAGCGGCCGCGCCCGGGTGCAGGGCGGCTTCGAGGACGCCTTCagcctggaggtgctggggccCATCCTGCCGCACGCCCTGCACGCCCTGACGCTGGTGCTGGGCCCGGCGCAGCGCGGCGCCTTCCGCgccctgctcagcccccacGAGCCCAGCGCCGCCTTCAACGCCCGCCCGGCACAG GAAGATGGGCACCAGGAACTCCCTGCCTGCGGGCTGCATGCCAAGACTTTGGATCAGCTGAGGCAGAGCCCCACTCTGGGAAAATCGTCCATCCGCCTGCTGGAGATGAAGGATTACGCCTACACCTGGAAGGTTTAG